A single Pelotomaculum isophthalicicum JI DNA region contains:
- a CDS encoding energy-coupling factor ABC transporter ATP-binding protein: MDAIVVDNLTYKYPAGREILKNLDFRVRPGEIVAVIGLSGCGKSTLCLCLGGIIPHYLGGELTGQVWVNGKNTREYKVAQLALEVGLVFQDPDTQLFSATVEDEIAFAPENLCLPVEVVRERVNSVLEMLGISDLRQNSPSNLSGGQKHLVAMGAVLALDPAILVLDEVMAQQDSLGKKTIKDILVDLRRQGKTILIVEHDLESVSIADRVLVLEGGFLIRDGQAANILEEREFLIRQKLAYEV; encoded by the coding sequence GTGGACGCAATTGTGGTTGATAATCTGACTTATAAGTATCCGGCAGGAAGGGAAATTTTGAAAAATCTAGACTTCAGGGTCAGACCGGGGGAGATAGTGGCGGTTATAGGTCTCAGCGGGTGTGGCAAAAGCACCTTGTGCTTATGTCTCGGCGGTATTATCCCTCACTATCTGGGGGGGGAGCTGACCGGGCAGGTATGGGTGAATGGAAAGAACACCAGAGAGTATAAGGTTGCTCAACTGGCGCTGGAGGTAGGTCTGGTTTTCCAAGACCCCGATACGCAGCTTTTTTCAGCGACGGTGGAAGATGAAATAGCTTTTGCCCCGGAGAATCTTTGCCTGCCTGTAGAAGTAGTAAGAGAGCGTGTCAATAGTGTGTTGGAGATGTTGGGAATTAGCGACTTGAGACAAAATAGCCCAAGCAACTTATCCGGAGGGCAAAAACATTTAGTTGCCATGGGAGCGGTTTTAGCTCTTGATCCCGCCATCCTGGTGCTTGATGAAGTGATGGCCCAGCAGGACTCACTGGGAAAAAAAACGATCAAGGACATCCTGGTTGATTTGCGTCGGCAAGGTAAAACTATCTTAATTGTTGAGCATGACCTGGAGAGCGTCTCTATCGCGGATCGTGTTTTGGTGCTTGAAGGCGGGTTTCTGATTAGGGACGGACAAGCGGCAAATATACTGGAGGAGCGGGAATTCCTGATCCGGCAAAAATTAGCGTATGAGGTTTAA
- a CDS encoding ECF transporter S component, protein MAELQCWRKMLDKFSIFDLIVIAMISALGIASKPLIVPLSHIITGPLLIPGGVVAGGFYMLWIVLGAGIVGKPGTATLLGIVQALMVFGSGIFGSHGAMTLLSYTLPGVAVDLILYLIKHKVCCPACAFLAGLTANVTGSVLVNIIYFRLPFVPLMLALSVAALSGGLGGIIAFRASQLVNKILPWGKGFKGS, encoded by the coding sequence ATGGCAGAATTGCAGTGTTGGCGCAAGATGCTCGATAAATTCTCTATATTTGATTTAATCGTAATTGCTATGATTTCCGCCCTGGGCATCGCCAGCAAACCCCTGATTGTGCCCCTGAGCCATATTATTACCGGGCCGTTATTGATACCAGGCGGGGTTGTGGCCGGTGGTTTTTACATGCTGTGGATTGTGCTCGGGGCGGGAATAGTAGGCAAACCAGGAACGGCCACTTTGCTCGGGATTGTTCAGGCGCTGATGGTTTTCGGATCGGGAATATTCGGATCACACGGAGCCATGACTTTGCTCAGTTACACTTTGCCTGGTGTTGCTGTTGACCTGATTCTTTATTTAATCAAGCATAAGGTATGCTGTCCGGCTTGCGCCTTCCTTGCCGGTTTGACAGCCAACGTCACAGGTTCGGTGCTGGTGAATATTATTTATTTCCGGCTGCCCTTTGTGCCTTTAATGCTTGCTTTGTCTGTGGCGGCTTTATCAGGTGGACTTGGTGGCATAATTGCCTTTAGAGCATCTCAGTTAGTCAACAAAATTTTGCCCTGGGGGAAAGGTTTCAAAGGGAGTTAG
- the mobB gene encoding molybdopterin-guanine dinucleotide biosynthesis protein B — protein sequence MKVFSVFGYSKSGKTTTIEQIIPELKKRGYRVGSVKNIHNEGFFLDVVGSNTWRHRQAGSEMVVARGLKETDILLPRQLDMETILGYFNHDYVIVEGVSDTILPKILCAYEHEEIEGRLNDFIFVISGRISNHLSEYNGIPVINPLSDVKKLVDLIENKVADKMPFVNGLEHCGACGCNCRDFALRVLNGESIQKECVFIKNRVSVTIGQREILVDSLFESQLNSSIVGLLAQLDNFNPDDEIKISIGK from the coding sequence TTGAAAGTATTTTCAGTATTTGGTTATTCCAAGTCCGGAAAGACGACAACTATTGAACAAATTATCCCGGAACTAAAAAAAAGGGGTTACAGGGTCGGCTCGGTAAAGAATATTCACAATGAAGGTTTTTTTCTGGATGTGGTGGGAAGCAACACCTGGAGGCATAGACAAGCCGGTTCGGAGATGGTTGTGGCCAGGGGACTAAAGGAGACTGACATTCTCTTGCCGCGGCAGTTGGATATGGAAACGATATTGGGCTATTTTAATCATGATTATGTTATCGTCGAAGGTGTATCCGATACTATTCTGCCTAAAATACTCTGCGCCTATGAGCATGAGGAAATTGAAGGCCGATTGAATGATTTTATTTTCGTGATTTCCGGCCGTATTTCCAACCATTTATCAGAATATAACGGTATTCCGGTAATCAATCCGCTATCAGATGTTAAAAAATTAGTCGATCTGATTGAGAATAAAGTTGCGGATAAAATGCCTTTTGTAAATGGCTTGGAGCATTGCGGAGCCTGTGGCTGCAATTGCCGTGACTTTGCTTTAAGAGTTCTTAATGGCGAGTCAATACAGAAAGAGTGTGTTTTTATAAAGAACAGGGTGTCCGTTACTATCGGTCAAAGAGAAATACTGGTTGATTCCTTGTTTGAGTCTCAGTTAAATAGCAGTATTGTTGGACTTTTAGCTCAGTTGGATAATTTTAATCCTGATGATGAAATAAAAATATCAATAGGGAAGTAA
- a CDS encoding RIO1 family regulatory kinase/ATPase: protein MDSINKLELALGVKVSYTEKKHSLRNNVFFVKTIAGGNLKQCYVIKEYANSSAGNEVFIIDALHKQGINVPEVIWYDDKCIIMQYIPGVLLTDLLIDHKLEQEIWINALATWLRKLHGFMNISNQVCLCMSDLNLRNFIFNGREFYGIDFESVCFYPPERDLGGICAFILNNDPMFEYWKYGICNSLIKAYETVPGIKSFDRLDHEAIRCYLIEELKAAAERRESQRHYLNEKIKEFSCTPLMGSIL from the coding sequence ATGGATAGTATCAATAAGCTGGAACTAGCCCTGGGTGTTAAGGTTTCATATACTGAAAAGAAACATAGCTTACGTAACAATGTTTTTTTCGTTAAAACAATAGCCGGGGGAAATTTGAAGCAATGTTATGTCATCAAGGAATATGCTAATTCATCAGCGGGGAATGAGGTTTTTATTATTGATGCCTTGCATAAACAGGGAATAAACGTGCCGGAAGTAATATGGTATGATGACAAATGTATTATAATGCAATATATTCCCGGTGTTTTATTGACGGATTTACTAATAGACCACAAATTAGAGCAAGAGATATGGATAAATGCGCTTGCCACATGGTTGCGTAAGTTGCATGGGTTTATGAATATATCTAACCAAGTTTGTTTATGCATGTCTGATTTAAACTTGCGCAATTTTATTTTCAATGGCCGGGAGTTCTACGGTATAGATTTCGAAAGCGTATGCTTTTATCCTCCGGAGAGAGATCTTGGCGGGATATGCGCATTTATATTAAATAACGATCCAATGTTTGAATATTGGAAATATGGCATTTGCAATTCCCTGATTAAGGCTTATGAGACAGTGCCCGGTATCAAATCCTTTGACAGGCTTGATCACGAGGCTATACGGTGCTATTTAATTGAAGAGCTAAAGGCGGCTGCTGAGAGGCGAGAAAGTCAACGCCATTACTTAAATGAAAAAATAAAAGAATTTAGTTGCACACCATTGATGGGATCAATCCTTTAA
- a CDS encoding energy-coupling factor transporter transmembrane component T family protein: MINLDPRTKIVVILCLSTLAIFLNSPRLLLLLFVFTLVILLLFHINFFGIIFRFNKLMPILLVMLIMQSVFTSGGQVLVSLHGVNILTSHGVSSALCILFRMLIFFGSAMIIMTSSPKDYILALVQFKIPYEIAFMVMVAFRFLPVLKEELNDTLVAMQLRGVELKRIAWRKKIKFYTHFLTPLLSSVMIKAYQLSITMESRAFRVYRRRTYLRLLKYSVSDYLVTVFLLTVTIVVLLQDLINQWIKC, encoded by the coding sequence ATGATCAACCTTGACCCAAGGACTAAAATAGTGGTTATATTATGTCTTTCAACGCTGGCTATTTTTTTAAATTCACCCCGGTTGTTACTGCTGTTGTTTGTCTTCACATTGGTTATTTTATTATTATTCCACATTAATTTTTTCGGTATTATATTTAGATTTAATAAGCTAATGCCCATATTACTGGTGATGCTCATAATGCAAAGTGTTTTTACCTCGGGCGGACAAGTTCTGGTTTCTCTTCATGGTGTTAATATCCTTACGTCGCACGGTGTTAGTTCCGCCCTTTGTATTTTATTTAGAATGCTTATTTTTTTTGGCTCGGCGATGATTATTATGACAAGCAGTCCCAAAGATTATATTTTGGCCCTGGTGCAGTTTAAGATTCCTTACGAAATCGCTTTCATGGTCATGGTGGCGTTTCGTTTTTTGCCTGTTCTTAAGGAGGAGCTCAACGATACCCTCGTAGCGATGCAACTCCGGGGAGTTGAGTTGAAGAGAATAGCATGGAGGAAAAAGATTAAATTCTATACGCATTTTTTAACCCCCTTGCTTTCCAGTGTGATGATCAAAGCCTATCAACTGTCCATCACAATGGAGTCCAGGGCGTTTAGAGTATACCGGCGGCGAACTTACTTGCGACTTTTAAAATATAGTGTTTCAGATTATCTTGTTACAGTGTTCTTATTAACAGTGACGATAGTGGTTCTCTTACAAGATTTAATCAATCAATGGATAAAGTGTTAA
- a CDS encoding energy-coupling factor ABC transporter ATP-binding protein: MNDINLSILKEGITAVTGSNGSGKTTFSKLLTGILTPTKGCVKLNGQLLTSLSLAQIGRQVGYVFQNPEKQLFCETVEEEISFGMHNLGFPLDQVALKTRDIMEYFELTRYSQSFPHNLSAGEKRRLAIAAVIALEPDLLILDEPTTGLDPYRKKLLGDYMERIIASNRGVVIISHDHKFIDRYATRLIRLREGQFTEG, encoded by the coding sequence TTGAACGACATAAATTTAAGCATCTTGAAAGAGGGAATTACCGCTGTTACGGGCTCAAACGGCAGTGGTAAGACAACTTTTTCCAAACTACTTACAGGAATATTAACACCAACAAAAGGGTGCGTCAAATTAAACGGACAATTATTGACCTCCCTGTCTCTGGCGCAAATTGGGCGTCAAGTCGGATATGTTTTTCAGAACCCGGAAAAGCAGCTGTTTTGTGAGACAGTGGAGGAAGAGATCAGTTTTGGCATGCATAATCTTGGATTTCCCTTAGACCAGGTGGCGTTAAAAACCAGGGATATTATGGAGTATTTTGAGTTGACCCGGTACTCTCAATCCTTTCCCCATAATCTGAGCGCGGGAGAAAAAAGACGCCTGGCTATAGCAGCGGTTATTGCGCTGGAACCTGATTTGCTGATTCTTGATGAACCGACAACGGGTTTGGATCCTTACCGCAAAAAATTGTTGGGTGATTATATGGAAAGAATTATAGCTTCAAATAGAGGTGTGGTTATAATCAGTCACGATCATAAATTCATTGACAGGTACGCAACCCGGTTAATCAGGCTCAGAGAGGGACAGTTCACAGAAGGCTAG
- a CDS encoding Ig-like domain-containing protein yields MFGRKSKTLRILLSVFFIISMLLSYGPAANAIESTVVTVGTVTGEPGTELQVPVYLTSTGNVAVGQFDMYYDSALLTYTGYDRGDLVVSTSHTFIVTNPGTGPKRTRVIISSNPKVGIPAGTGTLIILKYQVAAGAQPGQSCALQLINNPPTSTLKLNDVSNAVISATWQDGQFSVPALPDITISGVPASVNLAKNDTQTLSVTTDPADATVTYASNNEAVATVSAGGEISAVGGGNTTITVTANRSGYNTATATCNVTVQVPVSGVTLNKNSTTITVDGSEQLTATVTPGDATDKSVTWSSDTPGVATVSNGQVTGVAPGAATITVTTVDGGYTTTCDVTVNPGTITISGVPANATLTVGGTTQTINATTTPNNASLSYASSNEAVATVSAGGLITAVAPGDANVTVTASKAGYNQATSTIAVHVNPGTITLSVNQTNVTLTTDSTHTIVPTVNPADAGVTYSSSDTNVATVGGGGVITAMAPGDANITVTASKNGYNDATKTVAVHVNLGTITISGVPADVTLNKNSTQTLSAITNPAGASLSFASSNTSAATVSAGGEISAVGGGSATITVTAAKAGYNTATATCNVTVQVPISGVTLDKTSTTITVDGNDQLTATVAPNDATDKRVTWSSDTPGVATVSNGQVTGIAPGTAIINATTVDGGYTAACNVTVNPGNITISGVPANATLTVGGTTQTINATTTPNDATVTYASSNEAVATVNAGGLITAVAPGDANVTVTASKAGYNNATTTVAVHVNPGTITLSVDHANITLTTDGTHTIVPTVSPVNAGVSYSSNDTNVATVNGDGVITAVAPGSANITVTAVKAGYNDATATVAVTVNLGAIMVSDIPANYSLNAGGTQAISATVSPAGASLSYTSSDPNVATVSNNGIITAIAPGSATITVAASKSGYTTGTATVLVTVADTTAPTWPAGCGLTATVAANKVTLEWLPASDNLGVTGYQIYQDNNLLTTVTGTVYCTVTVNTTGSHSFSVIAVDAGQNASGALTVSVIIADIEPPIWGKNSALTATVSAPGNVNLSWPAATDSAGVTGYRVYQDENLLTTPPITNTSYTVTGATYGTYTFTVQAGDASGNWSTAGLSTSIFIAQINNTVSGDVYSYTGQPISLPAIAPLNNGNVQLCTDIPAGTTITGPAMWNGEIQAPTVMQAETINSSLVTPDAGKVASVNTVIEVGLNNGTLEFDKAVRLLIPGQGNLDVGYIDGSGAFHKINTVVEATYADAVTAELAAKSVREGKQVVGGNDLAVWTMHFTKFVTYEQTNRHSSSSDGGGSATPQAVTSTTGTALVSPGVGGVISLGNEATVEIPADALTGTSAVEVKVQKLTTPPTVPTGFRMAGSAYELSVGGKSSYNFAKNVTIKLSFNSSALSADETPAIYYYDDVKDQWVNLGGTVSGNTVTVQVVHFTKFAVLAVKKEEQKVEALNDIAGHWAEASIKKLVALGCISGYPDGSFKPDNNITRAEFATILVKAFKLDNKGGKIFADTAAHWAKDYIAAAAANGVVNGYDAGAFGPDDLITREQMAVMVVKAAKLATESSQGTSFKDSSAISPWAAGAVAVAARNGVIKGYPDDIFLPQGRATRAEAVTVIVNVLK; encoded by the coding sequence TTGTTTGGCAGGAAAAGTAAAACACTCCGCATCCTGCTTTCAGTATTTTTCATAATAAGTATGCTGTTGAGCTATGGCCCGGCGGCGAATGCCATTGAAAGCACGGTAGTGACTGTCGGTACCGTCACCGGTGAGCCTGGAACAGAGCTCCAAGTTCCGGTTTACTTAACCAGTACGGGTAATGTGGCTGTGGGTCAGTTTGACATGTATTATGACTCCGCCCTGCTAACCTACACGGGTTACGACAGGGGGGATCTGGTGGTTTCCACCAGCCATACTTTCATAGTAACCAACCCGGGAACCGGTCCCAAGAGAACGAGAGTAATTATTTCGAGCAATCCCAAAGTGGGGATCCCGGCCGGTACCGGCACCCTGATCATCCTGAAGTATCAGGTTGCGGCAGGCGCGCAGCCGGGCCAAAGTTGCGCCCTGCAACTAATCAACAATCCGCCCACATCCACCTTGAAACTAAATGACGTCAGTAACGCGGTAATTTCCGCCACCTGGCAGGACGGCCAATTTAGCGTGCCCGCTCTGCCTGATATTACTATAAGCGGTGTTCCGGCCAGCGTTAACCTGGCTAAAAATGACACTCAAACCCTGAGCGTCACCACTGACCCGGCCGATGCCACCGTAACCTACGCTTCCAATAACGAAGCCGTGGCCACTGTAAGCGCCGGCGGCGAAATCAGCGCAGTAGGAGGGGGCAACACCACCATCACCGTCACCGCCAACAGGTCCGGGTATAACACGGCCACAGCCACTTGTAATGTGACCGTACAAGTGCCGGTCAGTGGGGTCACCCTCAATAAGAATAGCACCACTATTACCGTGGACGGTTCCGAACAGTTGACGGCGACTGTAACTCCGGGCGACGCCACCGACAAGAGTGTTACGTGGAGTTCCGACACTCCTGGAGTAGCCACGGTCAGCAATGGCCAGGTGACTGGAGTCGCCCCGGGCGCTGCCACTATCACCGTGACTACAGTTGACGGCGGCTACACCACCACCTGCGATGTGACTGTCAACCCGGGCACCATAACCATCAGCGGTGTACCGGCTAACGCCACCCTGACTGTGGGCGGTACCACCCAGACAATTAACGCCACAACAACTCCTAATAATGCCAGCCTGAGCTACGCCTCCAGCAACGAAGCCGTGGCCACTGTCAGTGCCGGCGGTCTGATCACCGCCGTGGCTCCGGGCGATGCCAACGTCACCGTCACCGCCAGCAAGGCCGGCTACAACCAGGCCACATCGACCATTGCGGTACATGTCAACCCGGGCACCATCACCCTTAGTGTGAACCAGACCAACGTCACCCTGACCACTGACAGCACCCATACCATAGTACCCACGGTAAACCCGGCCGATGCCGGCGTGACCTACTCATCCAGTGACACGAACGTGGCCACTGTCGGTGGCGGCGGCGTGATTACCGCTATGGCTCCTGGTGATGCAAACATCACCGTCACCGCCAGCAAGAATGGCTATAACGATGCTACAAAGACCGTTGCGGTACATGTCAACCTGGGCACCATTACCATTAGCGGTGTTCCGGCCGACGTCACCCTGAATAAAAATAGCACTCAAACCTTGAGCGCCATCACTAATCCCGCTGGTGCCAGCCTGAGCTTCGCTTCCAGCAACACTTCCGCTGCCACTGTAAGCGCCGGCGGCGAAATCAGCGCAGTAGGAGGGGGCAGCGCCACCATTACCGTCACCGCAGCCAAGGCCGGGTATAACACTGCCACAGCCACTTGTAATGTAACCGTGCAAGTGCCGATCAGCGGGGTCACCCTCGATAAGACCAGCACCACTATAACTGTAGACGGTAACGACCAGCTGACGGCGACCGTAGCACCGAACGATGCCACCGACAAGAGGGTAACGTGGAGTTCCGACACACCCGGAGTAGCTACGGTCAGCAACGGCCAGGTGACTGGCATCGCCCCGGGCACTGCCATTATCAACGCTACTACAGTTGACGGCGGCTACACCGCCGCCTGCAATGTGACCGTCAACCCGGGCAACATTACCATCAGTGGTGTTCCGGCTAACGCCACCCTGACCGTGGGCGGCACCACCCAGACAATTAACGCCACAACAACTCCAAATGATGCCACCGTAACCTACGCTTCCAGCAACGAAGCCGTGGCCACCGTCAATGCCGGCGGCTTAATCACCGCCGTAGCTCCTGGCGACGCCAACGTCACCGTCACTGCCAGCAAAGCTGGTTATAATAATGCGACAACAACCGTTGCGGTACATGTCAACCCGGGCACAATCACCCTGAGCGTGGACCATGCCAACATCACCCTGACCACTGACGGCACCCATACCATAGTACCCACGGTAAGCCCGGTCAATGCCGGTGTGAGCTATTCATCCAATGACACGAACGTGGCCACCGTCAATGGCGACGGGGTGATCACCGCCGTGGCTCCGGGCAGCGCCAATATCACCGTCACCGCCGTCAAGGCCGGGTATAACGATGCCACAGCCACCGTAGCGGTAACGGTAAACCTGGGCGCAATAATGGTGAGCGATATACCGGCCAACTACAGTTTGAATGCCGGTGGCACCCAGGCCATTAGCGCTACTGTAAGCCCGGCCGGTGCCAGCCTCAGTTATACGTCCAGCGATCCGAATGTGGCTACCGTAAGTAACAACGGAATCATTACCGCCATAGCCCCGGGCAGCGCCACCATCACCGTTGCCGCCTCTAAAAGCGGCTATACCACGGGCACAGCTACCGTACTGGTTACCGTGGCAGATACAACAGCGCCAACCTGGCCTGCCGGCTGCGGTCTGACCGCTACTGTCGCCGCTAATAAAGTCACCCTCGAATGGTTACCGGCCAGCGACAACTTAGGTGTCACCGGTTACCAGATTTATCAGGATAACAATCTGCTGACCACAGTTACAGGGACTGTCTACTGTACTGTGACTGTGAATACCACGGGCAGCCACAGTTTCAGCGTCATAGCGGTGGATGCCGGCCAAAATGCCAGCGGGGCTTTAACTGTAAGTGTCATTATAGCAGACATCGAACCTCCAATATGGGGAAAAAACAGCGCCTTGACCGCTACGGTCAGCGCACCTGGCAACGTGAACTTAAGCTGGCCAGCGGCAACCGACAGTGCCGGAGTAACCGGATATAGGGTATATCAGGATGAAAACTTGCTGACTACTCCACCAATAACCAATACAAGTTATACCGTCACCGGCGCGACCTACGGCACCTATACCTTCACGGTCCAGGCAGGCGATGCGTCCGGAAACTGGAGCACTGCCGGCTTGAGCACTTCAATTTTCATTGCCCAAATAAATAACACGGTTTCGGGTGATGTATATTCCTATACCGGGCAACCAATCAGTCTGCCGGCGATTGCGCCCCTGAATAATGGTAATGTGCAGTTATGTACTGATATTCCGGCGGGAACTACCATAACCGGACCTGCGATGTGGAATGGTGAAATCCAGGCTCCGACCGTCATGCAAGCGGAAACTATCAACAGCTCATTGGTGACGCCTGATGCCGGGAAGGTCGCATCGGTCAACACGGTCATAGAAGTCGGCTTGAACAACGGCACTTTGGAATTTGACAAGGCTGTAAGGCTCCTCATTCCCGGTCAGGGCAACCTGGACGTTGGCTATATTGACGGAAGCGGCGCGTTTCATAAGATTAATACCGTGGTGGAAGCGACTTATGCAGACGCGGTCACAGCGGAATTGGCTGCCAAATCAGTCCGGGAAGGAAAACAGGTCGTTGGCGGCAATGATCTGGCGGTATGGACCATGCATTTCACCAAGTTCGTCACTTATGAACAGACTAATCGCCATAGTTCCAGTAGTGACGGCGGCGGCAGCGCGACACCCCAGGCAGTTACCTCCACAACCGGAACGGCATTAGTGTCGCCCGGCGTGGGTGGCGTCATCAGCCTGGGCAATGAGGCCACCGTTGAGATACCGGCTGACGCGTTGACCGGAACCAGCGCGGTGGAAGTGAAAGTACAGAAATTGACCACTCCACCAACTGTTCCCACTGGTTTCCGGATGGCCGGCAGCGCTTACGAGTTAAGCGTGGGGGGCAAGAGCAGCTACAATTTTGCCAAAAACGTAACGATCAAACTTAGCTTCAATTCCAGCGCCCTCAGCGCGGACGAGACCCCGGCCATCTATTATTACGACGATGTCAAAGACCAGTGGGTAAACCTCGGCGGCACCGTTTCCGGCAATACCGTTACCGTGCAGGTGGTCCACTTCACAAAATTTGCCGTGCTGGCCGTTAAGAAAGAAGAACAAAAGGTAGAGGCATTAAATGACATCGCCGGTCACTGGGCTGAAGCCAGTATTAAAAAGCTGGTGGCGTTGGGCTGCATTAGCGGTTATCCCGACGGCAGCTTCAAGCCTGACAACAATATCACCAGGGCTGAATTTGCCACCATATTGGTAAAGGCGTTCAAGCTTGATAACAAGGGCGGCAAAATTTTTGCCGACACGGCAGCGCACTGGGCTAAAGACTACATTGCCGCGGCAGCGGCCAACGGGGTGGTCAACGGCTATGACGCCGGCGCCTTTGGCCCGGACGACCTGATCACCCGTGAACAGATGGCCGTGATGGTTGTCAAGGCAGCTAAACTCGCCACGGAATCTTCTCAGGGGACATCCTTTAAGGATAGTTCTGCCATTTCTCCCTGGGCTGCCGGAGCAGTGGCCGTCGCAGCGCGCAATGGTGTTATTAAAGGCTATCCCGACGACATATTCCTGCCGCAAGGCCGGGCCACCAGGGCTGAAGCCGTGACGGTTATTGTAAATGTGTTGAAATAG